A stretch of the Capsicum annuum cultivar UCD-10X-F1 chromosome 8, UCD10Xv1.1, whole genome shotgun sequence genome encodes the following:
- the LOC107838734 gene encoding ADP-ribosylation factor 2 isoform X2, translating into MGLTFTKLFSRLFAKKEMRILMVGLDAAGKTTILYKLKLGEIVTTIPTIGFNVETVEYKNISFTVWDVGGQDKIRPLWRHYFQNTQGLIFVVDSNDRDRVVEARDELHRMLNEDELRDAVLLVFANKQDLPNAMNAAEITDKLGLHSLRQRHWYIQSTCATSGEGLYEGLDWLSNNIANKA; encoded by the exons atgggGTTGACATTCACCAAGCTTTTCAGCCGGCTATTTGCCAAGAAGGAAATGCGTATTCTCATGGTTGGACTCGATGCAGCTGGTAAGACGACCATATTATACAAGCTCAAGCTGGGAGAGATCGTCACCACCATTCCAACTATTG GTTTCAATGTGGAAACTGTTGAGTACAAGAACATCAGCTTCACCGTTTGGGATGTCGGGGGTCAGGACAAG ATCCGTCCATTGTGGAGGCACTATTTCCAGAACACTCAGGGTCTCATTTTTGTGGTTGATAGCAATGACAGAGACCGTGTAGTGGAGGCCAGAGATGAATTGCACAGGATGTTGAATGAG GATGAACTTCGGGATGCTGTGCTGCTTGTTTTTGCTAACAAACAAGATCTTCCTAACGCAATGAATGCTGCTGAAATTACCGATAAGCTTGGACTCCACTCCCTCAGGCAGCGTCACTG GTACATCCAGAGCACTTGTGCAACTTCTGGAGAGGGACTCTATGAGGGGCTTGATTGGCTTTCAAACAACATCGCCAATAAG GCCTAA
- the LOC107838733 gene encoding ADP-ribosylation factor 2, with the protein MGLTFTKLFSRLFAKKEMRILMVGLDAAGKTTILYKLKLGEIVTTIPTIGFNVETVEYKNISFTVWDVGGQDKIRPLWRHYFQNTQGLIFVVDSNDRDRVVEARDELHRMLNEDELRDAVLLVFANKQDLPNAMNAAEITDKLGLHSLRQRHWYIQSTCATSGEGLYEGLDWLSNNIANKA; encoded by the exons atgggGTTGACATTCACAAAGCTTTTCAGCCGGCTATTTGCCAAGAAGGAAATGCGCATCCTCATGGTTGGACTAGATGCAGCTGGTAAGACCACCATATTGTACAAGCTCAAGCTTGGAGAGATCGTCACCACCATTCCAACTATTG GTTTCAATGTGGAAACTGTTGAGTACAAGAACATCAGCTTCACCGTTTGGGATGTCGGGGGTCAGGACAAG ATCCGTCCATTGTGGAGGCACTATTTCCAGAACACTCAGGGTCTCATTTTTGTGGTTGATAGCAATGACAGAGATCGTGTTGTGGAGGCAAGAGATGAATTGCACAGGATGTTGAATGAG GATGAGCTTCGCGATGCTGTACTGCTTGTTTTTGCTAACAAACAAGATCTTCCTAATGCAATGAATGCTGCTGAAATTACCGATAAGCTTGGACTACACTCCCTCAGGCAGCGTCACTG GTACATCCAGAGCACTTGTGCAACTTCTGGAGAGGGACTGTACGAGGGGCTTGATTGGCTTTCCAACAACATTGCCAATAAG GCCTAA
- the LOC107838732 gene encoding TATA-box-binding protein-like, protein MADDHSSAIIPTLQNIASTVNLDCKLDLKGIALQARNAEYNPKRFPAVIMRVKEPKTTALIFATGKVVVTGAKNEGDAKYAARKYARIVQKIGCHLGVKFKDFKIQNIVASCDVGFPIRLEGLALAHGAFSSYEPEIFPGLIYRMKQPKIVMLVFTSGKIVITGAKVREDIYTAFDSIYPVLTQFSKKTL, encoded by the coding sequence ATGGCAGATGATCATTCATCTGCAATAATCCCTACTCTCCAGAACATCGCGTCGACCGTCAATCTAGACTGCAAATTAGACCTTAAAGGCATTGCACTTCAAGCTCGAAACGCGGAGTATAACCCGAAACGTTTCCCTGCAGTGATCATGAGAGTTAAAGAACCAAAAACTACAGCATTGATCTTTGCTACTGGGAAAGTTGTTGTTACCGGAGCTAAGAATGAAGGCGATGCAAAATATGCAGCGCGGAAATACGCTAGGATTGTGCAGAAGATTGGTTGTCATCTTGGAGTTAAGTTTAAGGATTTCAAGATACAGAATATTGTTGCATCATGTGATGTTGGATTCCCTATTAGACTTGAAGGACTTGCCTTAGCTCATGGTGCTTTTTCGAGCTACGAGCCGGAAATATTTCCAGGATTGATATATCGTATGAAGCAACCGAAAATAGTGATGTTGGTTTTTACCTCGGGGAAGATTGTCATCACTGGAGCAAAGGTTAGAGAGGACATATATACCGCCTTCGACAGCATATACCCTGTGCTCACTCAGTTCAGCAAGAAGACTCTCTAA
- the LOC107838730 gene encoding uncharacterized protein LOC107838730, with protein MKTECQGIDIRENKSNVHNRLPRPMIQSIFSGFQEKVQECVKSNFKRLKVGHDKSILRGSNKGATVVIDVDKEKQLQSWKENPSWNDPPPYVKVSVPKGSLCNLNVKVDIGLPPDTVYDIVTDPENKRVFKNIKEVLSRKVLVDEGSRQVVELDQAAIWRFLWWSGTISVHVLVDQNREDYTMKFTQVKTGFMERFEGRWKVEPLLVDEHLCHPYRPKTLADYISCTKGKGRIGSTVSLDQLIQPAIVPPPPISWYLRGITAKTTEMIITDLVAEAARIRGSSSNNSQQGLQVNDESSAEHQIGDIRDIKERWALRRRTSRHHRRQSLIARS; from the exons ATGAAGACGGAGTGTCAGGGCATAGATATACGGGAGAATAAGAGCAATGTACATAATAGATTGCCTCGTCCGATGATCCAGTCTATTTTCTCAGGATTCCAGGAAAAGGTCCAAGAGTGTGTTAAG TCAAATTTCAAGAGATTGAAAGTCGGTCATGATAAATCAATCTTGAGAGGTAGTAACAAAGGAGCAACTGTAGTCATTGATGTGGATAAAGAGAAGCAGTTACAATCTTGGAAAGAGAATCCGAGTTGGAATGATCCCCCGCCATATGTAAAG GTAAGTGTACCCAAAGGTTCTCTGTGCAACCTGAATGTGAAAGTTGATATCGGACTGCCCCCAGATACCGTGTATGACATTGTAACCGACCCTGAAAATAAACGAGTTTTCAAGAATATCAAG GAAGTATTATCAAGAAAGGTGTTGGTTGACGAAGGTTCAAGGCAAGTGGTGGAATTAGACCAAGCCGCGATATGGAGATTTCTTTGGTGGTCGGGAACAATATCGGTTCATGTATTAGTGGACCAAAACAGAGAAGACTACACA ATGAAGTTCACGCAAGTGAAAACTGGATTCATGGAAAGATTTGAAGGTCGATGGAAAGTTGAACCCCTTCTAGTCGACGAACATCTTTGTCATCCCTACAGACCTAAGACGCTAGCCGATTACATTTCCTGCACTAAAGGAAAAGGGAGGATTGGATCAACGGTTAGCTTGGATCAACTCATTCAACCAGCGATTGTACCTCCTCCGCCTATTTCATGGTATCTTAGAGGAATAACAGCCAAGACAACCGAGATGATTATAACAGATTTGGTCGCTGAAGCAGCTCGAATAAGAGGATCTTCCAGCAACAACAGTCAACAAGGTTTGCAGGTAAATGATGAATCTTCTGCTGAACATCAAATAGGCGATATTCGCGATATAAAAGAAAGGTGGGCCTTAAGAAGGAGAACGTCAAGACATCATCGAAGACAATCTCTGATTGCCAGGTCATGA
- the LOC107838735 gene encoding equilibrative nucleotide transporter 1 gives MVATTVNGGDNESTSLLTPAPAKIPVDNFHIAYIIYFTLGAGYLLPWNAFITAVDYFTYLYPDVMVDRVFGIVYMIIGLICLLFIVAFANKTSAFVRINVGLLLFVIALVTVPLMDVVYVKGRVGVYGGFGVTVGLVGVCGIADALVQGGVIGAAGELPERYMQATVAGTAASGVIVSLLRILTKAVYPQDADGLRKSANLYFIFSIAMMILCVVFYNVAHRLPVIKYYNDLKTQAVNEEREDKGELPPESLRSTLDIVGTVKWYGFGILIIYVVTLCIFPGYITEDVHSQLLKDWYPILLITGYNVFDLVGKSLTPVLFLDNAKVAIGACFARLLFLPLFYGCLHGPKFFRTELPVTILTCLLGLTNGYLTSLLLMLGSKTVLLQHAEIAGTVLVLFLVIGLAIGSVVSWFWII, from the exons ATGGTGGCAACCACCGTGAACGGCGGCGATAATGAGTCAACATCACTACTAACTCCGGCGCCGGCGAAAATTCCGGTAGACAATTTCCATATAGCGTATATAATCTACTTTACTCTCGGCGCCGGTTATCTTCTTCCATGGAACGCATTCATCACAGCCGTTGATTATTTTACTTATCTCTACCCTGACGTCATGGTTGATCGTGTATTCGGTATCGTTTACATGATCATCGGTTTAATTTGCTTGTTGTTCATCGTTGCATTTGCAAATAAGACGAGTGCGTTTGTAAGGATTAACGTTggattgttgttgtttgttatcgCGCTTGTTACGGTGCCGTTGATGGATGTGGTTTATGTGAAGGGGAGAGTTGGAGTTTATGGTGGATTTGGTGTTACTGTTGGTTTAGTTGGAGTTTGTGGAATTGCTGATGCGTTGGTTCAAGGAGGTGTTATTGGTGCGGCTGGTGAGTTGCCGGAAAGGTATATGCAAGCTACTGTTGCTGGAACTGCTGCTTCTG GTGTCATTGTTTCGTTGCTAAGAATTTTAACCAAAGCTGTGTATCCACAAGATGCCGATGGGCTGAGAAAGAGTGCGAACCTTTACTTCATTTTCAGCATTGCTATGATGATTTTGTGCGTAGTCTTTTACAATGTGGCACATAGGCTTCCAGTAATCAAGTACTACAATGACCTTAAAACTCAGGCCGTGAATGAAGAGAGAGAGGATAAGGGAGAGTTACCTCCAGAATCGTTGAGATCAACTCTGGACATTGTTGGGACAGTGAAATGGTATGGATTTGGCATCCTCATCATTTACGTGGTCACGTTGTGTATCTTTCCAGGATATATCACAGAAGACGTACATTCTCAACTTCTGAAGGATTGGTATCCGATCTTGTTGATTACTGGCTACAACGTGTTTGATCTGGTCGGGAAGTCTCTGACTCCTGTTTTGTTCCTTGATAACGCCAAGGTTGCTATTGGTGCTTGCTTCGCGAGGCTATTGTTTTTGCCTCTATTCTACGGTTGCTTACACGGTCCAAAATTCTTTAGGACGGAGCTTCCTGTCACAATACTAACCTGTCTACTGGGATTAACTAACGGCTACTTGACTAGCTTGTTACTGATGTTGGGTTCGAAAACTGTCCTACTGCAACACGCAGAGATAGCTGGGACCGTACTCGTATTGTTCTTGGTGATTGGTCTGGCAATTGGTTCAGTTGTATCGTGGTTCTGGATTATATAG
- the LOC107838736 gene encoding F-box/kelch-repeat protein At3g23880-like gives MEKSLFEGQTTNKILLQLPVKPLIRFRSVCKLWRSLIDDPTFIDMHRQKMEIASTNLRLFQIIYQLYPNEGLRSWCYAGSPGNELIHPGFPVTNTKQCKYELVGSCNGLICFITNYLHGKKEINLWNPSLRKFRALPNSRFSPERQRHAPNYGFGFDGRGDHKMVKITYIDNKLKNEKKLWSEVEVYSLKDDSWKKIGDCFPSQYYYVRGDTVFFNGCIHWLTQREYGKIRPRRLPIVSFNVAKEVFQEFWLPNPTEREANCISSLYGSLSVCAKSTSSIDNDTVLNIEVWLMKDYAVEESWTKLYVTRLDEELSGPIIPLRILDNGAEAIVYINKNLFMYDHENEEFEDFGIWANGTGVPYVTNFMESLVWVEPIIVESNTPSGQKIGTIANMEIQTNNPKLENTPSKKDKQDGNCIIL, from the coding sequence ATGGAGAAATCATTATTCGAAGGTCAAACAACAAACAAGATTTTATTACAATTACCGGTAAAACCTCTCATTCGATTTCGATCTGTTTGTAAATTATGGCGTTCTCTGATCGACGATCCAACTTTCATCGACATGCATCGACAAAAAATGGAAATTGCTAGTACCAATTTACGTTTATTCCAAATTATATACCAATTATACCCTAACGAAGGGCTTCGATCGTGGTGTTACGCGGGAAGCCCAGGCAACGAGCTGATTCACCCGGGCTTCCCCGTAACAAACACGAAACAATGTAAGTATGAATTAGTGGGCTCGTGTAACGGACTAATTTGTTTCATCACGAATTACCTACACGGTAAAAAAGAAATCAATTTGTGGAACCCGTCTCTGAGGAAATTCAGGGCTTTACCTAACTCCAGATTCTCACCCGAACGGCAGAGGCATGCACCGAATTACGGTTTCGGTTTCGACGGTCGCGGTGATCACAAAATGGTAAAAATCACTTACATcgacaataaattaaaaaacgAAAAGAAACTATGGTCTGAAGTCGAAGTTTACAGTTTAAAAGACGATTCCTGGAAGAAAATCGGGGACTGTTTTCCGTCACAGTATTATTACGTCCGGGGGGACACGGTATTTTTTAACGGATGCATTCATTGGCTTACGCAGCGCGAGTACGGTAAAATCCGGCCCCGAAGGTTACCGATCGTCTCGTTTAACGTGGCGAAAGAGGTATTTCAAGAATTCTGGCTACCAAACCCTACGGAACGCGAAGCGAACTGTATAAGCTCGTTGTACGGATCCCTATCGGTCTGTGCGAAGTCGACTTCGTCGATCGACAATGATACCGTTCTGAATATCGAGGTATGGTTAATGAAAGACTATGCTGTCGAGGAGAGCTGGACTAAGTTGTATGTGACAAGATTGGATGAAGAATTATCAGGGCCAATAATACCATTGAGAATATTAGATAATGGTGCTGAGGCAAtagtatatataaataaaaatttatttatgtatgatCATGAAAATGAAGAATTTGAAGATTTTGGAATTTGGGCAAATGGAACTGGAGTACCATATGTTACTAATTTTATGGAAAGTTTAGTTTGGGTTGAACCAATTATTGTTGAATCAAATACACCAAGTGGACAAAAAATTGGTACAATTGCAAATATggaaattcaaacaaataatccAAAGTTAGAAAATACACCTAGCAAAAAGGATAAACAAGATGGTAATTGTATAATCCTATga
- the LOC107879593 gene encoding xyloglucan O-acetyltransferase 1, translating to MDTIINPFKDQTHSIPLKKLLLLILYAFLPIIIIFHLIVYPFPISFSQSKHSLNINTSSSTSSKEIGNDNVEISCDYSNGSWVYDKLGPLYTKCNTIKEGQDCMAHGRPDNNYLYYRWKPKNCELPRFDPKKFLQIFKNKNIAFVGDSLARNQLESLLCMLSTFSDDHELVFSHGDDNKFRKWYFHSYNMNVSIYWSPFLVDGIEKSDKKNYNTLFLDSIDEKWGMDLDQMDLVVLSVGHWFLHSAVYYYGDKVLGCHYCSGLNYTEVGFYDVYGKAFETTFKTIVERRGKNNVGVVVTTFTPAHFEGEWDKYGACPKTKPYDVEERKNLEWMDAEMRVRAIEQVRIANKEVAGQKRVRFEAVDVTKLAYLRPDGHPGPYMHPFPFAKGIEERVQNDCVHWCLPGAIDTWNEILLQVIKRMERTI from the exons ATGGATACAATAATAAATCCATTCAAAGACCAAACACATTCAATTCCCTTAAAGAAATTATTGCTTTTGATATTATATGCTTTTCTtcctataattattatttttcacttaATTGTCTATCCTTTTCCTATTTCATTTTCTCAATCTAAACATTCACTAAACATCAACACCTCTTCTTCAACTTCATCTAAAG aaatAGGAAATGACAATGTAGAAATTTCATGTGACTATAGCAATGGAAGTTGGGTTTATGACAAGTTAGGTCCTTTATACACAAAATGTAACACAATTAAAGAAGGCCAAGATTGCATGGCACATGGAAGGCCAGATAATAACTATCTTTATTATAGATGGAAGCCAAAAAATTGTGAATTACCAagatttgatccaaaaaaatttctccaaattttcaagaacaagaatataGCATTTGTTGGTGATTCATTAGCTAGGAATCAATTGGAATCATTACTTTGTATGTTATCAACTTTTAGTGATGATCATGAATTAGTTTTTAGTCATGGTGATGATAATAAGTTTAGGAAATGGTATTTTCATTCATATAATATGAATGTATCAATATATTGGTCACCTTTTCTTGTTGATGGGATTGAAAAATCAGATAAGAAGAACTATAACACATTGTTCTTGGATTCTATTGATGAGAAATGGGGTATGGATTTGGACCAAATGGATTTGGTTGTGTTGTCTGTTGGACATTGGTTCTTACATTCTGCTGTTTATTACTATGGTGACAAAGTACTAGGTTGTCATTATTGTTCTGGTTTGAATTACACTGAGGTTGGGTTCTATGATGTTTATGGAAAAGCATTTGAGACAACTTTCAAGACCATAGTTGAAAGGAGAGGCAAGAATAATGTTGGAGTGGTTGTGACAACATTTACACCAGCACATTTTGAGGGCGAATGGGATAAGTATGGGGCGTGTCCCAAGACAAAGCCTTATGATGTTGAGGAGAGAAAGAACCTCGAGTGGATGGACGCGGAGATGAGGGTAAGAGCGATAGAGCAAGTGAGGATCGCGAACAAGGAAGTTGCAGGTCAGAAGAGGGTAAGGTTTGAAGCAGTGGATGTGACTAAGTTGGCGTATTTGAGGCCGGATGGTCATCCTGGACCTTATATGCATCCTTTTCCATTCGCGAAAGGGATTGAGGAACGCGTACAGAATGACTGTGTTCATTGGTGTTTGCCGGGGGCTATCGATACATGGAACGAGATTCTGCTGCAGGTGATCAAGCGAATGGAGAGGACAATTTAG